The nucleotide window ACTTCAACCTGCTGCCGCTGCTGGCGGTCGGGCTGATGCTGTTCCAGCAGTCCAAGATGATGCCGCCCGCGACCGACCCGCAGGCCGAGCAGCAGCGGATGATGATGAAGCTGATGATGATCATGATGGCCGTCTTCTTCTACAAGGTGGCGGCGGGGCTGGCCCTGTACTTCATCGTCAGCACCGCGTGGGCGATCATCGAGCGCCAGTTGATCCCCAAGCCGGTGATCGACACGTCGAGCCCGGCGCCGGCGACCGGAGCCAAAGTCGCCGCTCCCACCGGCACCGCGGGCGGCGGTAAGATGACGACCGAGGAGGCGCTGGCCGCCGCCAAGGCGAAGAACAAGGGGTTCCTGACGCGGCTGCGGGAAGCCCTTCAGGCGAAGATGGAAGAGATGCAGCGCCAGGCCGACGAGCAGGCCAAGCGGCAGATCCGCAACGGCCGACCCGGTGATGGGCCGAACCCGCCGCCAGGGACCGGGACCGACGGCCCGCAGCCCGACGGTCGCCGCGACAAGAAGAACCGCCGGCGCAAGAAGTGATTGCCATAGCCGCTTTCGTCACCCCGGGGGCGGGTGGGCTCGTCCCACCCGCCCCCGAACACACTGAGCCGGTCATGAACGCGAAACGCATCCTGATGCTGGTCGGCGACTTCGTGGAAGACTACGAGGTCATGGTTCCGTTTCAGGCGCTCCAGATGGTCGGGCACACCGTTCACGCGGTGTGCCCGGGTAAGCGGGACGGCGATACGGTTCGCACCGCGATCCACGACTTCGAAGGCGACCAGACGTACTCCGAGAAGCCGGGGCACAACTTTAAGCTGAACGCGACGTTCGAGGGCGTTGATGCCGGTCAGTACGACGCGCTGGTGATCCCGGGCGGGCGCGCCCCCGAATACCTGCGCCTCAACGCGGCCGTTCTGGACGTGGTGCGCCACTTCTTCGCGGCGGGTAAGCCGGTGGCGGCGATCTGCCACGGGCCGCAGTTGCTCGCCGCGGCCGGCGTGTTGAAGGGCCGCACCTGTAGCGCGTACCCGGCCGTCGGGCCGGACATCGGGCTGTGCGGCGGAACGCTCGCCGAGGTGCCCATCGACGGGGCGCACACCGACGGGAACCTCGTCACCGCGCCCGCGTGGCCCGCGCACCCGGCGTGGCTGCGGGCGTTTCTGAAGCTGATGGGTGCGACGATTGGTTGAACGAACGATGCGGCGGGCATGCGCCCCGCCGCATCACGATTCACACTTTCGGAATGCACACCTC belongs to Gemmata obscuriglobus and includes:
- a CDS encoding DJ-1/PfpI family protein — translated: MNAKRILMLVGDFVEDYEVMVPFQALQMVGHTVHAVCPGKRDGDTVRTAIHDFEGDQTYSEKPGHNFKLNATFEGVDAGQYDALVIPGGRAPEYLRLNAAVLDVVRHFFAAGKPVAAICHGPQLLAAAGVLKGRTCSAYPAVGPDIGLCGGTLAEVPIDGAHTDGNLVTAPAWPAHPAWLRAFLKLMGATIG